In the genome of Nocardia terpenica, one region contains:
- a CDS encoding APC family permease, which produces MTTTVDEQGFVDKGLAAGKVGTFAGAVLGISTVAPGYTLTASIGLMVAAVGLKMPAIILAGFVPMFLTAYAYRELNSRIPDCGASFTWSAKAFGPYVGWMCGWGMVMATTIVLSNLASIGVEFAYLFLAKVFDQPGLAELADNKAVNIVSTLVFIAVATAVSSRGITTSQRVQYVLVGFQMVVLIGFAVTALIRVGAGNAPAGLHFEPGWFNPFTGLTLSAFAIGVTGSIFAFWGWDTCLTLGEESRDPNRVPGRAGLLCVLSILLTYLLVAVAVMMYAGTGTDGLGLGNGANAANVFGALADPVLGSWGGPVLMLAVLASSAASLQTTFLPGARTMLAMGVYGAFPKRFAEVHPRFLVPSYSTVVAGVVTGGFYTVVTLLSEHTLMDTVAALGIMICWYYGITAFACVWYFRRELLSSARNLVFKGVFPLLGGVMLLAVFVVSVRESMNPANGSGASIGGIGLVFFMGFGMLVLGAVLMLVMCWRAPEYFRGRMPERAAMVVAETG; this is translated from the coding sequence GTGACGACGACGGTCGACGAACAGGGGTTCGTCGACAAGGGTTTGGCCGCGGGTAAGGTCGGCACGTTCGCCGGTGCGGTACTGGGGATTTCGACGGTCGCGCCCGGGTACACGCTGACCGCGAGCATCGGGTTGATGGTGGCGGCGGTCGGGTTGAAGATGCCCGCCATCATTCTCGCCGGATTCGTGCCGATGTTCCTCACCGCGTACGCGTATCGGGAACTGAATTCCCGGATTCCGGACTGTGGGGCCTCGTTCACGTGGTCGGCCAAGGCATTCGGGCCGTACGTGGGGTGGATGTGCGGGTGGGGCATGGTCATGGCGACCACGATCGTGCTGTCGAATCTGGCCTCGATCGGCGTGGAGTTCGCATATCTGTTCCTGGCCAAGGTGTTCGATCAACCCGGCCTCGCGGAACTGGCGGACAACAAGGCCGTGAACATCGTGAGCACGCTGGTGTTCATCGCCGTGGCGACGGCGGTATCCAGCCGCGGCATCACCACCAGTCAGCGGGTGCAGTACGTGCTGGTCGGGTTCCAGATGGTGGTGCTGATCGGCTTCGCGGTGACCGCGCTGATTCGCGTCGGGGCCGGAAACGCCCCGGCCGGACTGCATTTCGAGCCGGGCTGGTTCAATCCGTTCACCGGGCTGACGCTGAGCGCGTTCGCGATCGGCGTCACCGGATCCATCTTCGCCTTCTGGGGCTGGGACACCTGCCTGACCCTGGGGGAGGAGTCCAGGGATCCGAATCGGGTGCCGGGGCGGGCCGGGCTGCTGTGTGTGCTGTCGATCCTGCTCACCTATCTGCTCGTCGCGGTCGCGGTGATGATGTACGCCGGGACCGGGACCGACGGGCTGGGGCTGGGCAATGGGGCCAACGCCGCCAACGTTTTCGGGGCGCTCGCCGATCCGGTGCTCGGGTCGTGGGGCGGGCCGGTGTTGATGCTGGCGGTGCTGGCGTCGTCGGCGGCGAGCTTGCAGACGACCTTCCTGCCCGGGGCGCGCACCATGCTGGCGATGGGGGTGTACGGGGCGTTCCCGAAGCGGTTCGCCGAGGTGCATCCGCGGTTTCTGGTGCCGTCCTACAGCACGGTGGTCGCGGGCGTGGTGACCGGTGGCTTCTATACGGTCGTGACGCTGCTGTCGGAGCACACGCTGATGGATACCGTTGCGGCACTGGGCATCATGATCTGCTGGTACTACGGGATCACGGCGTTCGCGTGCGTGTGGTACTTCCGGCGGGAGCTGTTGTCGAGCGCTCGGAACCTGGTGTTCAAGGGGGTGTTCCCGCTGCTGGGCGGGGTCATGCTGCTGGCGGTGTTCGTGGTGTCGGTGCGGGAGAGCATGAATCCGGCCAACGGGTCGGGGGCGTCGATCGGCGGCATCGGGCTGGTGTTCTTCATGGGCTTCGGGATGCTGGTGCTGGGGGCCGTGCTGATGCTGGTGATGTGCTGGCGTGCCCCGGAGTACTTCCGCGGCCGGATGCCGGAGCGGGCGGCGATGGTCGTGGCGGAGACCGGGTAG
- the gabT gene encoding 4-aminobutyrate--2-oxoglutarate transaminase, which yields MTEIAYRLPQRRQLVTALPGPRSQALAARRKAAVAAGVGSSVPVYAADADGGVIVDVDGNALIDLGSGIAVTGVGASNPAVAAAVAEQAARFTHTCFMVTPYEGYVRVAEELAALTPGAHAKRSVLFNSGAEAVENAVKIARLATGRSAVVAFDHAYHGRTNLTMALTAKSMPYKANFGPFAPEIYRMPMSYPFRDEPGLTGEQAARRAISRIETQLGAQTVAALVIEPIQGEGGFVVPAPGFLATLSEWAAAQGIVFIADEVQTGFARTGAWFACEHEGVVPDLITLAKGIAGGMPLAAVTGRADLLDAVHPGGLGGTYGSNPVACAAALATIDQMRELDLCGRARAIEAAVLPRLRDLAAETGVIGDVRGRGAMLAIELVREGGEPDADLAKAVAAEAFSRGVVLLTCGSFGNVIRLLPPLVIGDDLLAEGIDVLGESLRAAVG from the coding sequence ATGACCGAGATCGCCTACCGGTTGCCGCAGCGGCGGCAACTGGTCACCGCCCTGCCCGGGCCGCGTTCGCAGGCGCTGGCCGCGCGCCGGAAGGCGGCGGTGGCCGCGGGGGTGGGCTCGTCGGTACCGGTGTACGCGGCCGACGCGGACGGCGGCGTGATCGTCGATGTGGACGGCAATGCGCTGATCGACCTGGGGTCGGGCATCGCGGTGACCGGTGTCGGGGCATCGAATCCGGCGGTGGCGGCGGCGGTGGCCGAGCAGGCGGCACGCTTCACGCACACGTGCTTCATGGTCACCCCGTACGAGGGATACGTGCGGGTGGCCGAGGAGTTGGCGGCGCTGACGCCCGGTGCGCACGCCAAGCGCAGCGTGCTGTTCAACTCCGGTGCGGAGGCGGTGGAGAACGCCGTCAAGATCGCGCGGCTGGCCACCGGGCGCAGCGCGGTCGTCGCGTTCGACCACGCCTATCACGGGCGCACCAATCTGACCATGGCGTTGACCGCGAAATCCATGCCGTACAAGGCGAATTTCGGTCCGTTCGCGCCGGAGATCTACCGGATGCCGATGTCGTATCCCTTCCGCGACGAACCGGGGCTGACCGGGGAACAGGCGGCGCGGCGGGCGATCTCGCGGATCGAGACGCAGCTCGGGGCGCAGACGGTGGCGGCGCTCGTGATCGAGCCGATTCAGGGTGAGGGCGGATTCGTCGTCCCCGCACCGGGATTCCTGGCGACGCTGTCGGAATGGGCTGCGGCGCAGGGGATCGTCTTCATCGCCGACGAGGTGCAGACCGGATTCGCGCGCACCGGTGCGTGGTTCGCGTGCGAGCACGAGGGCGTGGTGCCCGACCTGATCACGCTGGCCAAGGGTATCGCCGGTGGCATGCCGCTGGCCGCGGTCACCGGCCGCGCCGACCTGCTCGACGCGGTCCATCCGGGCGGCCTCGGCGGCACCTACGGCAGCAACCCGGTCGCCTGCGCCGCCGCCCTGGCGACCATCGACCAGATGCGCGAGCTGGACCTGTGCGGGCGGGCGCGTGCCATCGAGGCCGCGGTCCTGCCCCGCCTGCGGGACCTGGCCGCGGAGACGGGCGTGATCGGCGATGTGCGCGGGCGGGGGGCGATGCTGGCGATCGAACTGGTGCGAGAGGGGGGTGAGCCGGACGCGGATTTGGCCAAAGCGGTTGCCGCGGAGGCATTCTCGCGGGGTGTTGTGCTGCTGACGTGCGGGTCGTTCGGGAATGTGATTCGGCTGCTGCCGCCGTTGGTCATCGGGGATGACTTGCTGGCGGAGGGGATTGACGTGCTCGGGGAGTCGTTGCGGGCGGCTGTGGGGTGA
- a CDS encoding NAD-dependent succinate-semialdehyde dehydrogenase has protein sequence MADCAEVLGRIPTRLWIGGEQAGAKGGRTFEVCDPATGAVLAEVADAGAEDGERALAAAAAAQAGWAATPARERAEILRRAWELVMARRDEFALVMTMEMGKPLAESQGEVTYGGEFLRWFAEEAVRINGRYTRSPSGTGRILVTKQPVGPTLAITPWNFPLAMGTRKIAPAFAAGCTMVVKPAAETPLTMLLLGQVFADAGLPPGVLSILPTSRAAELTDPMFADARLRKVTFTGSTGVGKLLVAQSASRVLRTSMELGGNAPFVVFDDADLDAAVDGAILAKMRNIGEACTAANRFHVDNAVRAEFTARLTDRMKALKIGPGYLEGSQVGPLISEKQRATVADLVADAVAKGAVVTTGGTPLLGEGYFFEPTVLADVPADARILREEVFGPVAAITGFDGEQAGIAAANDTEYGLAAYIYTTNLDRALRVADSLESGMVGINRGIISDVAAPFGGVKESGLGREAGTEGIAEYLETKYIALP, from the coding sequence ATGGCCGATTGTGCCGAGGTACTGGGGCGGATTCCGACCAGGCTGTGGATCGGTGGGGAGCAGGCGGGCGCGAAGGGTGGGCGGACGTTCGAGGTGTGCGATCCGGCTACCGGGGCGGTGCTGGCCGAGGTGGCGGATGCGGGGGCCGAAGACGGGGAGCGGGCATTGGCCGCGGCCGCCGCGGCGCAGGCCGGGTGGGCGGCGACGCCTGCTCGGGAGCGGGCCGAAATACTGCGGCGGGCTTGGGAATTGGTGATGGCGCGGCGCGACGAGTTCGCGCTGGTGATGACCATGGAGATGGGTAAGCCGCTGGCGGAATCGCAGGGGGAGGTCACCTACGGCGGCGAGTTCCTGCGGTGGTTCGCCGAGGAGGCCGTGCGGATCAACGGGCGCTATACGCGGTCGCCGTCGGGGACCGGGCGGATCCTGGTGACCAAGCAGCCGGTGGGGCCGACGCTGGCCATCACGCCGTGGAACTTCCCGCTGGCCATGGGAACTCGCAAGATCGCGCCCGCCTTCGCCGCGGGCTGCACCATGGTGGTGAAGCCCGCCGCCGAGACACCGCTGACCATGCTGCTGCTCGGGCAGGTCTTCGCCGACGCCGGGTTGCCGCCGGGCGTGCTGTCCATCCTGCCGACCTCGCGCGCGGCCGAGCTGACCGATCCGATGTTCGCCGACGCGCGGCTGCGCAAGGTCACCTTCACCGGATCGACGGGTGTCGGGAAACTGCTTGTGGCACAGTCGGCCTCGCGGGTGCTGCGCACCTCCATGGAGCTCGGCGGCAATGCGCCGTTCGTGGTGTTCGACGACGCCGACCTCGATGCCGCCGTGGACGGCGCCATCCTGGCCAAGATGCGCAATATCGGCGAGGCGTGCACGGCGGCCAACCGATTCCACGTCGACAATGCCGTGCGCGCCGAGTTCACCGCCCGGCTGACCGACCGGATGAAGGCGCTGAAGATCGGCCCCGGCTACCTGGAGGGTTCCCAGGTCGGCCCGCTCATCAGCGAGAAGCAGCGCGCCACCGTCGCCGACCTGGTGGCCGACGCGGTCGCCAAGGGCGCGGTCGTCACCACCGGCGGCACCCCCCTGCTCGGCGAGGGCTACTTCTTCGAGCCGACCGTCCTCGCCGACGTCCCCGCCGACGCCCGAATCCTGCGCGAGGAGGTCTTCGGCCCCGTCGCCGCCATCACCGGCTTCGACGGCGAACAGGCAGGCATCGCCGCCGCCAACGACACCGAATACGGTTTGGCCGCATACATCTACACCACCAACCTGGACCGCGCCCTCCGCGTCGCCGACTCCCTGGAATCCGGCATGGTAGGCATCAACCGCGGCATCATCTCCGACGTAGCCGCCCCCTTCGGCGGAGTCAAAGAATCCGGCCTCGGCCGCGAAGCAGGCACCGAGGGCATAGCGGAGTACCTGGAAACGAAGTACATCGCCTTGCCCTAG